The Miscanthus floridulus cultivar M001 chromosome 7, ASM1932011v1, whole genome shotgun sequence genome includes a region encoding these proteins:
- the LOC136463941 gene encoding autophagy-related protein 13a-like, translating into MASLSYSAGAGGGGGGRRAGAELMVPQFLLKALHAILAVRSPRPHAPPPPAASAAFRRRDRWFHLPLHAPPPPPSAEHLPEPSPGEPLVVDVYLAPSGGGPEEVLERWTVACEPWPSAAAVGEGLAVNRAYKRCITLLRSLYAALRFLPAYRAFRTLCSSGQVYNYEMGHRVGSFATPFSRAEEAAMRTKRLAPVETQLGRLVVSVQYLPSLAAFNFEVTSLASAAIITDYVGSPAAERMRAFPTSLTEDAGPPFPQPSRRPNSWASPAPWPHTLGQPAKFSPPPAHYASPTPSPPTFGYLHSRFSGETAPMSIPQAGGGRGTVHHRNMSEPSRAFMFSPPSPKNVRGESRMQESPTETSRSFKRADGIRMGDLYANLPSVSKIKDSRDESGRFSGVFSSTGSPRPSFSRSSSRLSMQDDTDDADFPFAVDDVDPDSRPGSSGGKDTGDQAGSSSHKSQDAAVGYLVHLLKSARPLRDSSYSSHTSRGESIDAGSTSSFMSRRTSDALEEFESFREIRENLLARSRSRLQDSLDKP; encoded by the exons ATGGCGAGCCTGTCGTACTCGGCGggtgcaggcggcggcggcggcggccgccgcgccGGCGCGGAGCTGATGGTGCCACAGTTCCTACTCAAGGCGCTGCACGCCATCCTCGCCGTGCGGTCGCCGCGCCCGCACGCGCCCCCGCCcccggcggcgtcggcggcgttCCGGAGGCGGGACCGCTGGTTCCACCTGCCGCTCCacgcgccgcctccgccgccctcGGCGGAGCACCTGCCGGAGCCGTCCCCCGGGGAGCCGCTCGTGGTGGACGTGTACCTGGCCCCGTCGGGCGGCGGACCAGAGGAGGTGCTCGAGAGGTGGACCGTGGCGTGCGAGCCCTGGCCCTCGGCCGCCGCCGTCGGGGAGGGGCTGGCGGTCAACAGGGCGTACAAGCGCTGCATCACGCTGCTCAGGTCACTCTACGCCGCGCTCCGCTTCCTCCCGGCGTACCGCGCCTTTCGCACGCTCTGCTCGTCTGGCCAGGTGTACAACTACGAGATGGGCCACCGCGTCGGCTCCTTCGCCACGCCCTTCTCCCGCGCCGAGGAGGCGGCCATGCGCACCAAACGCCTCGCCCCCGTCGAGACCCAGCTCGGCCGCCTCGTCGTCTCCGTCCAGTACCTCCCCAGCCTCGCCGCCTTCAATTTCGAGGTCACTTCCCTCGCGTCCGCCGCGATCATCACGGATTATGTCGGCAGCCCGGCGGCCGAGCGTATGCGTGCCTTCCCAACTTCGCTCACGGAGGACGCCGGCCCGCCCTTTCCGCAGCCCTCGCGGCGCCCCAACAGCTGGGCGTCCCCAGCGCCCTGGCCGCACACGCTGGGGCAACCGGCCAAATTCTCGCCTCCGCCGGCCCATTACGCATCGCCCACGCCCTCGCCGCCGACGTTTGGCTATCTGCACTCACGGTTTAGCGGTGAGACTGCACCAATGAGCATACCACAGGCGGGCGGTGGCAGGGGCACTGTGCACCATCGGAACATGTCGGAACCCAGTAGGGCCTTCATGTTTTCTCCACCTTCGCCAAAGAATGTGCGAGGGGAATCAAGGATGCAGGAGTCACCTACAGAGACCAGTCGGTCGTTCAAGAGGGCTGATGGCATCCGCATGGGAGATCTCTATGCAAACTTGCCGTCTGTTTCTAAG ATTAAGGACAGTAGGGATGAATCTGGCAGGTTCTCTGGTGTCTTCTCTTCTACTGGTTCACCACGACCTAGTTTCTCAAGAAGTTCAAGCAGATTGTCCATGcaggatgatactgatgatgcaGATTTTCCTTTTGCTGTGGATGATGTTGATCCAGATTCACGGCCAGG GAGTAGTGGTGGAAAAGACACAGGGGATCAGGCTGGTTCGTCATCCCACAAATCCCAAGATGCTGCTGTTGGGTATCTTGTCCACCTGCTGAAATCTGCACGTCCACTGCGTGATTCTAGCTACTCATCCCATACATCAAGGGGTGAATCTATCGACGCAGGAAGCACCAGCTCTTTCATGTCCCGCAGGACATCCGACGCACTGGAGGAGTTCGAATCTTTCAGAGAAATAAGGGAGAACCTGCTAGCGCGTAGTAGATCTAGGCTGCAAGATTCATTGGATAAACCCTAG